One Spirochaetota bacterium genomic window, GACACCTGAGTCAGGTGCAAAACTCACAATACAGGAAAAAGCAGAGATACTTAAAAATCATATTTTTGGAGTTGATATTGATGAGCAGGCAGTGGAAGTTACCAAACTTTCTCTCATGCTTAAAATGTTGGAAGGTGAGTGGGGTTTTGTAAAAGGCACCGCAGTTTTACCAATGCTTGATAAAAATATCAAATGTGGAAATTCGTTGATATCAGGTAATGTTCTGGAACTAACAAGATATTTTGGAAATGATTATTATAAAGTCAAGCCGTTTAATTGGGAAGAGGAGTTTAGGAGTGTTATGGTGGATGAAGGGGGATTTGATGTGGTTATCGGCAACCCACCGTATATTTTTGCCAGGGATGAAGGTTTTAAAAAAGAAGAAAAAGAATTTTTTTATAAAACTTATAAAGTCGTTCAATATCAATTAAATACTTATATAATGTTTACAGAAAAATCATACAATTTATTAAAAAATTTAGGCAGATTAGGATTTATTATACCTAATAATTGGTTAACTATTGATACATCTTTAAAGTTTAGAGAATTTATTTTAAAAAATACATATAATATTGAAATAGTAAATAGTTATGATAAGGTCTTTCAAGATGCTAATGTTGATACATCAATTTTGATTTTTTCAAAAAAAGGGGATAGTAATATTAAATTGAATGAATTAATAAATGGAAAAATATTACCAATAATAAAATGTGAGACAAAAGAATTTTTATCAGATAAAAATTTGATATTAAATTGTGATTTAATAAAAAACAAAAAAACAATAAATATTTGTCAAAAAATAAACATAAATTCTAAAAATTTGCAAGATATAGTTATAATAAAAGCAGGTATAAAAGCATATGAAATTGGGAAAGGACAACCAATACAAACCAAGGAAATGAGAGATGAAAGGGTTTATCATAGCACTAAAAAAATAAATGATAAATATTTAAAATATCTGGATGGAAAAGATGTTAAAAGATATTTAATAGATTGGAGTGGGCAATATATTAAATATGGAAAAAATTTAGCAGCGCCAAGAACCCCGGATTTATTTAAAGGAGAAAGAATTTTAGTTAGACAAATTCCTGGGAAATTACCATATTTAATATATTCAACATTAGTTAAAGAAGATTATATAAATGATTTAAATAGTATGATAATAAAAAAACAAAATAATGATTATGATTTAAGATATATTTTAGGAATAATTAATTCCAAATTAATATCATATTGGTTTTATTTTAAATTTGGGAAAATGCAAAGAAAAATTTTCCCACAATTTAAAATAAAAGAATTATCTTTATTTCCAATTAAACCTATTGACTTTTCAAATATTAGGGAAAAAGAAAAGCATGATAAGTTGTGCGAATTAGTTTCAATAATAATTGAGTTGAATGAGAAATTAAAAGTAAGAAAAAATATAAACACTATTCAAAAGCAAATTGAAAAAACTAACAAAGAAATTGACGACCTTGTCTATGACCTTTACGGGATAACG contains:
- a CDS encoding Eco57I restriction-modification methylase domain-containing protein, which translates into the protein TPESGAKLTIQEKAEILKNHIFGVDIDEQAVEVTKLSLMLKMLEGEWGFVKGTAVLPMLDKNIKCGNSLISGNVLELTRYFGNDYYKVKPFNWEEEFRSVMVDEGGFDVVIGNPPYIFARDEGFKKEEKEFFYKTYKVVQYQLNTYIMFTEKSYNLLKNLGRLGFIIPNNWLTIDTSLKFREFILKNTYNIEIVNSYDKVFQDANVDTSILIFSKKGDSNIKLNELINGKILPIIKCETKEFLSDKNLILNCDLIKNKKTINICQKININSKNLQDIVIIKAGIKAYEIGKGQPIQTKEMRDERVYHSTKKINDKYLKYLDGKDVKRYLIDWSGQYIKYGKNLAAPRTPDLFKGERILVRQIPGKLPYLIYSTLVKEDYINDLNSMIIKKQNNDYDLRYILGIINSKLISYWFYFKFGKMQRKIFPQFKIKELSLFPIKPIDFSNIREKEKHDKLCELVSIIIELNEKLKVRKNINTIQKQIEKTNKEIDDLVYDLYGITEEERKIIEGDINHNDTK